In Populus nigra chromosome 1, ddPopNigr1.1, whole genome shotgun sequence, one genomic interval encodes:
- the LOC133693322 gene encoding protein transport protein SEC23 E-like gives MSEIPNTDPEGIDSVRMTWNNWPRTKVEASKCVIPLAASISPIRPNSEIPTLPYPPLRCKTCTSIMNCFSRVDFTAKIWICPFCYQRNHFPPHYSMISETNLPAELYSQYTTIEYTLGDKNHNPVGEIDAKSAFVFVLDTCMIEEEFEYVKSEVKRAIGLLPENAMVGFVSFGKQVQVHELGFSDMSKVYVFRGTKEISKDQVMEQLGIGVAGRRNVPGAGVGGYQQQKGMHVQNSGVTRFLLPASDCEFTLNSLLDELQTDQWPVAPGTRASRCTGVALSVAAGLLGACLPGTGARIVALVGGPCTEGPGTIISKDLSDPVRSHKDLDKDAAPYFKKAVKFYDSLAKQLVSQGHVLDLFASALDQVGVAEMKVAVERTGGLVVLSESFGHSVFKDSFKRVFENGEHSLGLCFNGTLEINCSKDIKIQGIIGPCTSMEKKGPSVADTVIGEGNTMAWKMCGLDKSTCLTVFFDLSSSEKSNNPGAMNPQLYLQFLTSYQNPEGLMLLRVTTVTRRWVDSAANSEELVQGFDQETAAVVMARLTSLKMEAEEGFDATRWLDRNLIRVCSRFGEYRKDDPTSFTLNSFFSFFPQFLFNLRRSQFVQVFNNSPDETAYFRMLLNRENITNAAVMIQPSLISYSFNSLPQPALLDVASIGADRILLLDSYFSVVIFHGMTIAQWRNLGYQNQPEHQAFAQLLQAPKEDAQMIIHDRFPVPRLVVCDQHGSQARFLLAKLNPSATYNNANEMAAGSDIIFTDDVSLQVFFEHLQRLAVQS, from the exons ATGTCAGAAATCCCAAACACAGATCCAGAAGGCATAGATTCAGTCCGTATGACATGGAACAACTGGCCCAGAACCAAAGTCGAAGCATCCAAATGCGTTATACCTTTAGCCGCATCAATCTCCCCTATACGTCCAAACTCAGAAATCCCTACTCTCCCTTACCCTCCTCTCCGTTGCAAAACCTGCACATCCATCATGAATTGCTTCTCGCGTGTCGATTTCACCGCTAAGATCTGGATCTGTCCTTTCTGCTACCAACGCAACCATTTTCCTCCCCACTATTCCATGATCTCCGAGACCAATCTCCCAGCTGAGTTGTATAGCCAGTATACGACGATAGAGTATACTTTAGGTGATAAGAATCATAACCCAGTTGGGGAAATTGATGCTAAGTCTGcgtttgtgtttgttttggatACTTGTATGATTGAGGAAGAATTTGAGTATGTGAAATCGGAGGTTAAGAGGGCAATTGGGTTGTTACCGGAGAATGCAATGGTGGGTTTTGTGTCTTTTGGGAAACAAGTGCAAGTTCATGAATTGGGGTTTAGTGATATGTCGaaagtttatgtttttagagGGACTAAAGAGATTAGTAAAGATCAGGTTATGGAGCAGTTAGGTATTGGTGTTGCTGGCAGGAGGAATGTTCCTGGTGCTGGTGTTGGTGGGTATCAGCAGCAGAAGGGGATGCATGTGCAGAATTCAGGTGTGACCCGGTTTTTATTGCCGGCATCTGACTGTGAATTTACGCTCAATTCG CTCTTGGATGAGTTGCAAACGGATCAATGGCCGGTGGCACCAGGAACTCGGGCTTCAAGGTGCACTGGAGTAGCATTGAGTGTTGCAGCTGGATTGCTTGGAGCTTGTTTGCCTGGTACTGGAGCTAGAATTGTAGCTTTAGTTGGTGGTCCTTGCACTGAAGGGCCAGGCACG ATTATATCGAAAGACTTGTCTGATCCTGTACGTTCCCACAAGGATCTTGATAAGGATGCAGCACCATATTTTAAGAAAGCAGTCAAATTTTATGATAGTCTTGCAAAGCAGCTTGTCAGTCAGGGTCATGTTTTGGACCTTTTTGCATCTGCTTTGGATCAG GTTGGGGTTGCAGAAATGAAAGTTGCGGTAGAAAGAACTGGTGGTCTTGTTGTTCTCTCAGAAAGTTTTGGACATTCTGTGTTTAAGGACTCCTTCAAGCGTGTATTTGAAAATGGAGAACATTCTCTTGGCCTCTGTTTTAA TGGAACACTTGAGATTAACTGTTCAAAGGACATCAAAATTCAGGGGATTATTGGACCTTGCACCTCTATGGAGAAG AAAGGACCTAGTGTTGCTGATACTGTCATTGGTGAAGGGAATACAATGGCTTGGAAGATGTGTGGCCTTGATAAGAGTACTTGTCTGACTGTCTTCTTTGATCTTTCATCGAGTGAAAAGTCAAATAATCCTGGAGCTATGAATCCACAGTTATACTTACAGTTTCTCACAAG TTATCAAAATCCCGAGGGTCTTATGTTGCTCCGGGTTACAACCGTCACTAGAAGATGGGTAGATAGTGCTGCTAACTCTGAG GAATTAGTTCAAGGTTTTGACCAAGAGACTGCAGCTGTGGTAATGGCGAGATTAACATCTCTGAAAATGGAGGCAGAG GAAGGATTTGATGCCACTAGGTGGTTAGACCGAAATCTCATTCGTGTCTGTTCCAGATTTGGTGAATATCGGAAGGATGATCCAACATCCTTTACATTGAACtcgtttttctctttcttccctcAGTTTCTGTTTAATCTGCGAAGATCGCAATTTGTACAG GTTTTCAATAACAGCCCAGATGAGACAGCTTATTTCCGCATGTTGTTAAACCGTGAAAACATTACCAACGCAGCTGTCATGATTCAACCATCTCTCATATCATATTCATTCAACTCACTGCCTCAACCTGCATTATTGGATGTCGCTTCTATTGGTGCTGATCGTATTCTCTTACTGGATTCATACTTCAGTGTTGTCATATTTCATGGAATGACAATAGCTCAGTGGCGTAACTTGGGTTACCAGAATCAGCCAGAGCACCAG GCATTTGCACAACTATTGCAAGCACCCAAAGAAGATGCCCAAATGATCATTCATGATCGTTTCCCTGTTCCTAGATTGGTTGTATGTGATCAGCATGGATCCCAG GCAAGGTTCTTATTGGCAAAATTGAACCCATCAGCTACATACAATAATGCCAATGAGATGGCTGCTGGGTCGGACATAATATTCACAGATGATGTGAGCCTTCAAGTTTTCTTTGAGCATCTTCAGAGGTTAGCTGTGCAGTCTTGA